Proteins encoded within one genomic window of Synechococcus sp. PCC 7335:
- a CDS encoding site-2 protease family protein, whose amino-acid sequence MITVLLLAAAIGILAWGFSKAQPLGRPGILAWLQTVVLMVPWLLFFGFSAVGIYLNLAGILLLVVSSTGLYIYFGRQLRAASQEELAAQSVEKASKLAEKAAEQKAGKEEDAALADNIAVERANEATEQLPLAGDSLAKGAEDKGAEGDSVDGNGVKESDEVDIEDQPSPPIPPEDLAIMEGFFGINTFFRTKTVPFQEGAVFKGNLRGEAEKTSQELSQKLVDKFGDRYQSFLLLDPEDKPVVVIFPSKNGPKSTTLPQRILAVALAIATIATCMETAAVLQSFDIFQSPERWREALPIGLGILSILGIHEIGHLIYARKHSIRLSPPFLLPAWQLGAFGAITRFESVIPNRTVLFNIAFAGPAAGGIFSFICLFWGLVLSQSGSPFQLPAEFFRGSILVGGLARLILGDALQADLVDVQPLFIVGWIGLIITAINLLPAGQLDGGRVVQSIYGRKTLVRSTAVTLVLLAIVGLFNPLALYWAVLIVFLQRQPERPCTDDLSEPNDTRAALALASLLLVLLVLLPLTPTLARRLGIG is encoded by the coding sequence ATGATTACAGTCCTCCTTCTAGCCGCTGCCATTGGCATTTTGGCTTGGGGCTTTTCAAAAGCTCAGCCACTAGGTCGCCCTGGCATTTTAGCTTGGCTACAGACTGTAGTACTGATGGTTCCCTGGCTGCTGTTCTTTGGCTTCTCGGCCGTAGGAATCTATTTAAACTTAGCTGGCATCTTACTGCTAGTTGTATCATCGACTGGGCTATACATCTATTTTGGTCGCCAGCTTAGAGCGGCCAGCCAGGAGGAATTAGCTGCGCAATCGGTAGAAAAAGCTTCAAAGCTAGCTGAGAAGGCTGCTGAGCAGAAAGCTGGTAAAGAAGAAGATGCCGCTTTGGCTGACAATATTGCTGTTGAAAGGGCCAACGAAGCTACTGAACAACTCCCGCTCGCTGGTGATAGCCTTGCCAAAGGTGCGGAAGACAAAGGCGCAGAAGGTGACAGCGTAGACGGTAACGGTGTAAAAGAGAGCGATGAAGTCGACATAGAAGATCAGCCATCGCCGCCAATCCCACCCGAAGATCTGGCGATAATGGAGGGATTTTTTGGTATTAATACCTTCTTTAGAACGAAAACGGTGCCTTTTCAGGAGGGTGCGGTTTTCAAAGGAAACTTGCGGGGAGAAGCGGAAAAAACATCTCAAGAGCTCAGCCAAAAATTGGTAGATAAGTTTGGCGATCGCTACCAGTCTTTTCTCCTGCTAGATCCTGAAGATAAGCCTGTCGTAGTGATCTTCCCTAGCAAGAATGGACCCAAATCGACGACTTTGCCGCAGAGAATTTTAGCCGTTGCACTAGCGATCGCCACCATAGCTACCTGCATGGAAACTGCTGCCGTACTCCAAAGCTTTGACATCTTCCAATCTCCAGAACGCTGGCGAGAGGCTCTACCGATCGGTCTTGGTATTCTTTCTATCCTTGGTATCCACGAAATTGGTCACCTGATTTACGCTCGTAAGCACAGCATCCGGCTTAGTCCCCCTTTTCTTTTACCGGCTTGGCAGTTAGGTGCGTTTGGAGCTATCACTCGATTCGAGTCCGTCATTCCTAACCGCACTGTCCTTTTTAACATCGCTTTTGCCGGGCCTGCGGCTGGCGGCATTTTTTCTTTCATTTGCCTATTTTGGGGCCTAGTGCTTTCCCAGTCAGGTAGTCCCTTTCAGCTCCCTGCTGAGTTTTTTCGAGGATCTATTCTCGTTGGTGGCTTGGCGCGTTTGATCTTAGGAGATGCTCTTCAGGCGGACTTAGTCGATGTTCAGCCCCTATTTATTGTGGGCTGGATTGGTTTGATCATCACAGCGATAAATCTGCTACCTGCCGGACAGTTGGACGGCGGGAGAGTTGTCCAGTCAATTTATGGACGCAAAACTCTTGTTAGAAGCACAGCGGTCACCTTAGTCCTACTTGCTATTGTCGGTCTCTTTAATCCTTTAGCACTTTATTGGGCCGTGCTGATTGTCTTTTTGCAGCGTCAGCCAGAACGCCCTTGTACCGACGATTTGAGTGAGCCAAATGATACTAGGGCCGCCTTAGCTCTAGCTTCTCTACTATTAGTCTTGTTAGTGCTTTTACCCCTCACTCCCACGTTAGCTCGGCGGTTAGGGATTGGATAG
- a CDS encoding SOS response-associated peptidase, with product MCARFTLDAQMQQLRDIFGLTNSIEIIPTWNRAPGASSPIIIHDRIGLAKWGLKPAWAKAGMKAPHNARIETAATKPYFRSAWTKRRCLVPATGFYEWQATATGKQPIYFDYPGQIFAFAGLWEKANENISAEASPAVTFTILTQPAVGPVAEIHHRMPVVLAPDSYRSWLAGESTAADQSTAYMQAIAARPVSREVNNVRNDSADLVSANSK from the coding sequence ATGTGTGCTCGTTTTACGCTAGATGCCCAGATGCAACAGCTTAGGGATATCTTTGGACTCACTAACAGTATAGAAATTATCCCAACCTGGAACCGCGCGCCAGGCGCAAGCTCACCTATTATCATTCACGACCGCATTGGTCTAGCCAAGTGGGGACTGAAACCAGCCTGGGCCAAAGCCGGAATGAAGGCGCCGCACAACGCTCGAATCGAGACAGCCGCAACCAAGCCTTATTTCAGAAGCGCCTGGACGAAACGACGGTGCTTAGTTCCAGCTACTGGTTTCTATGAATGGCAGGCCACAGCCACTGGTAAGCAGCCTATCTACTTCGACTACCCAGGACAAATCTTTGCTTTTGCGGGGCTTTGGGAAAAAGCTAACGAAAACATTAGCGCAGAGGCTAGCCCAGCTGTAACGTTTACTATCCTCACACAGCCAGCAGTCGGCCCAGTCGCAGAGATTCATCACCGTATGCCAGTTGTCTTAGCGCCTGATAGCTACCGTAGCTGGTTAGCTGGCGAGTCGACTGCTGCAGATCAGTCCACAGCTTATATGCAGGCGATCGCAGCTAGGCCAGTGAGCCGTGAGGTCAATAACGTTCGCAATGATAGTGCAGACTTAGTTAGCGCTAATAGTAAATGA
- the cysE gene encoding serine O-acetyltransferase — MAGNRPASYRYLKGNPTVLKAIVHDFRIIFDRDPAARNWLEVIFLYPGFQALVIHRLAHWLWNIGIPFVPRLLSHLARALTGVEIHPGAQIGCGVFIDHGMGVVIGETATVGDLSLIYQGVTLGGTGKESGKRHPTLGTGVIVGAGAKVLGNIQIGNDVRIGAGSVVLREVPSDCTVVGVPGRVVYRSGERIGPLEHAQLPDSEARAIRALMDRMIALENEVAELRGAKALESEEELAVKIADLESLMSLGAVGENCDGSKCCNLDDRALQEFFDGAGI; from the coding sequence ATGGCAGGCAATAGACCTGCTAGCTACCGTTACCTAAAGGGAAATCCCACTGTGCTCAAGGCTATTGTCCATGACTTTCGCATCATCTTTGATCGTGATCCGGCGGCTCGTAACTGGCTAGAAGTTATTTTTCTCTATCCTGGGTTTCAGGCGCTGGTCATTCATCGCTTAGCGCACTGGCTGTGGAATATAGGAATACCTTTTGTACCGAGGCTGCTGTCTCATCTAGCTCGCGCTTTGACCGGCGTAGAAATTCACCCGGGTGCGCAGATTGGTTGTGGTGTGTTTATCGATCATGGCATGGGTGTGGTGATTGGTGAAACGGCTACTGTGGGTGACCTGTCATTGATATATCAGGGCGTGACTTTAGGGGGCACAGGTAAGGAGTCTGGTAAGCGCCATCCAACCTTAGGGACAGGGGTGATCGTAGGAGCAGGCGCCAAAGTACTGGGCAACATCCAAATTGGCAATGACGTGCGAATTGGAGCTGGCTCTGTGGTGCTTAGAGAGGTACCGTCTGATTGCACAGTTGTCGGTGTACCAGGTAGGGTTGTTTATCGTTCGGGTGAACGTATAGGTCCGCTAGAGCACGCGCAGCTCCCTGATTCAGAGGCGAGAGCGATTCGGGCGCTGATGGATCGAATGATTGCGCTAGAAAACGAAGTTGCTGAGCTACGTGGAGCCAAAGCACTCGAAAGTGAAGAGGAATTAGCCGTTAAGATAGCTGATTTGGAGAGCTTGATGTCTCTTGGTGCAGTCGGAGAGAACTGTGATGGTAGTAAGTGCTGTAATCTCGATGATCGCGCTCTGCAGGAGTTCTTCGACGGAGCTGGGATTTAG